The genomic stretch GGTGAAAAGCACCCCGACAAGGGGAGTGAAACAGTTCCTGAAACCGGATGCCTACAAGCAGTCGGAGCCTCTTCATGGGGTGACGGCGTACCTTTTGTATAATGGGTCAGCGACTTAGAGTATGCAGCGAGCTTAAGCCGGTAGGTGGAGGCGCAGCGAAAGCGAGTCTGAATAGGGCGACCGAGTTGCATGCTTTAGACCCGAAACCTGATGATCTAGCCATGGGCAGGTTGAAGGTGCGGTAACACGCACTGGAGGACCGAACTCACGCCTGTTGAAAAAGTCGGAGATGACCTGTGGCTAGGGGTGAAAGGCCAATCAAATCAGGAAATAGCTGGTTCTCCGCGAAAGCTATTTAGGTAGCGCGTCGGATATCACCTGCGGGGGTAGAGCACTGGATGGGCTAGGGGGGCGCGAGCCTTACCAAACCTAACCAAACTCCGAATACCGCAGAGTGCAGTCCGGCAGACAGACGGTGGGTGCTAAGGTCCATCGTCGAGAGGGAAACAGCCCAGACCGCCAGCTAAGGTCCCCAAATCACGGCTAAGTGGGAAAGGATGTGGGAAGGCCATGACAACCAGGAGGTTGGCTTAGAAGCAGCCATCCTTTAAAGAAAGCGTAATAGCTCACTGGTCTAGTTAAGCCGGCCTGCGCCGAAAATGTATCGGGGCTCAAGCCGTGTACCGAAGCTGCGGATGCGATCTTATGATCGCGTGGTAGCGGAGCGTTCCGTAAGCCTGTGAAGGGTGTCCGTGAGGCCGCCTGGAGGTATCGGAAGTGAGAATGCTGACATGAGTAGCGACAAACAGTGTGAGAAACACTGTCGCCGAAAGTCCAAGGGTTCCTGCGCAAGGTTAATCCACGCAGGGTGAGCCGGCCCCTAAGGCGAGGCCGAAAGGCGTAGTCGATGGGAACCACGTTAATAGTCGTGGGCCTGGCGGAGGTGACGGATCGGAAAGCGTGTATGTCCTTATCGGATTGGACATGCTGTGGACCGGTTCCAGGAAATAGCCCCGCCGTATAGACCGTACCCCAAACCGACACAGGTGGACTGGTAGAGTATACCCAGGCGCTTGAGAGAATGGTGTTGAAGGAACTCGGCAAATTGCCCTCGTAACTTCGGAAGAAGAGGGCCCCGTTGTGGCGCAAGCCATGGCGGGGGGCACAGACCAGGGGGTAGCGACTGTTTACTAAAAACACAGGGCTCTGCGAAGCCACACAAGGCGACGTATAGGGTCTGACGCCTGCCCGGTGCCGGAAGGTTAAGAGGAGAGGTGCAAGCCTTGAATTGAAGCCCCGGTAAACGGCGGCCGTAACTATAACGGTCCTAAGGTAGCGAAATTCCTTGTCGGGTAAGTTCCGACCTGCACGAATGGCGTAACGACTTCCCCGCTGTCTCCAACACCAACTCAGCGAAATTGAACTCTCCGTGAAGATGCGGAGTTCCCGCGGTCAGACGGAAAGACCCCGTGCACCTTTACTACAGCTTTGCAGTGGTGCTAGGGACTTCATGTGTAGGATAGGTGGGAGGCTTGGAAGCATGGGCGCCAGCTCGTGTGGAGCCATCCTTGAAATACCACCCTTGAAGTCTCTGGCATCTAACCGTGGCCCGTTACCCGGGTCCGGGACCCTGCATGGCGGGTAGTTTGACTGGGGCGGTCGCCTCCCAAAGTGTAACGGAGGCGCGCGATGGTGGGCTCAGAGCGGTCGGAAATCGCTCGTCGAGTGCAATGGCATAAGCCCGCCTGACTGCAAGACTGACAAGTCGAGCAGAGACGAAAGTCGGCCATAGTGATCCGGTGGCTCCACGTGGACGGGCCATCGCTCAACGGATAAAAGGTACGCCGGGGATAACAGGCTGATGACTCCCAAGAGTCCATATCGACGGAGTCGTTTGGCACCTCGATGTCGGCTCATCACATCCTGGGGCTGGAGCAGGTCCCAAGGGTTCGGCTGTTCGCCGATTAAAGTGGTACGTGAGCTGGGTTTAGAACGTCGTGAGACAGTTCGGTCCCTATCTGCCGTGGGTGTCGGAGTTTTGCGAGGATCTGTCCCTAGTACGAGAGGACCGGGATGGACATACCTCTGGTGCACCGGTTGTCACGCCAGTGGCATGGCCGGGTAGCTAAGTATGGACGGGATAACCGCTGAAAGCATCTAAGCGGGAAACCCACCTCTAAACCAGAGCTCCCTTGAGAGCCGTGACAGACCATCACGTCGATAGGAGGCATGTGGACGGGCAGCAATGCTCGAAGCTAAGCCTTACTAATCGCTCGATCGGCTTGATCTCACCCCACAAACCGCGCCATGCGCAGCAGCAAGCCTGCTTGAGAGCAGTGCTTGACCAGCGCACCGCCGTTCGATACATCCTCACCTCACTTGCACTGAACAAGCTTAGCGCTTCGGAGACAGCGTCGGTCTTGAGCCTTGGTGACCTGGTGGTCATGGCGAGGTGTCAAACACCCGATCCCATCCCGAACTCGGCCGTGAAAAGCCTCCGCGCCAATGGTACTGCGTCTTAAGACGTGGGAGAGTAGGTCGCCGCCAGGTCACTCAGGCTCAAGAGACGCCAATCACGAAGCATAAGCTTGCATCTTCACCGTCCGTCACCCCATATCAAGAACATCCGCGGGGTGGAGCAGCCCGGTAGCTCGTCAGGCTCATAACCTGAAGGCCGCAGGTTCAAATCCTGCCCCCGCAACCACCATTACCGAACGCACCTGTTCCCGAAGGCCGGCCGCTTCCACAGCGCCGGCCTTCGCTGTTTCTTGCGCCCAGCCTAAGGCCGAGTAGCGCCACCAGATCGCTCCCTCTCGCTCGAACTCGACGCTGCGGACATCGACTTGCCGAAGCGCACCAATCATGCCGCAGTCAACTTCGTCACTACCGTCCAGATCACGGCTCTCGTCAGTTATCGGTTATGAGTTCTGTCCCCAACTCCTATCGCCCCTGTCTTTATTCTGGACTGTGATAGCCTCACCCTGCGTTGCGCAAAATACTGTGCCGGCGTACTTCCCAGCGCTTTCTTGAACATCGTGATGAAGGCATTGACCGACTCATAGCCGAGCTTGTCCGCCACGGTCTGCACCGCCGCCCCGCTGGCCAATTCACGAAGCGCGACGACAAGGTGCAACTGCTGTCGCCAGCGTCCGAACGTCAGGCCCGTCTCTCGGATCATCAAACGAGCCAGTGATCTTTCGCTCATCGCGACGCGCTTCGCCCAATCTCCCAATGTGCTCCGGTCGGACGGTTCGATCGTCAGGGCGTCGGCGATCGCCCGGATCTTCGGATCGCCGGAGATGGGCAGGTTGAAGTGTTCACGCGGCATCCCGGCCAGTTCGTCCAACGTTACCTGTGCGAGCCGAGCCGCATGGCTATCCGGAAGATAGTCCGAAACTTCGCCGGCCAGCCGGTTGACCAGTTCCCGCACCAGCGGAGAAATCGACAGGGTACAACAGACCTTGGGCAGATTTGCGGCTCCCGGCTCCGCAAACAGGTAGCTGAGCTGGGCATTCACGGTCGCCCTGACGCTGTGTGGCGTACCACCCGGAATCCAGACTCCGCAGTTGGGTGGCACGATCCAGATCTCATCGTCCGCGGTGCACGTG from Azospirillum sp. TSA2s encodes the following:
- a CDS encoding helix-turn-helix domain-containing protein, with product MASSRSAVSVFDPDLADQPAVARLLDFADYEAEVPVHVHRKGQLILALHGAVTCTADDEIWIVPPNCGVWIPGGTPHSVRATVNAQLSYLFAEPGAANLPKVCCTLSISPLVRELVNRLAGEVSDYLPDSHAARLAQVTLDELAGMPREHFNLPISGDPKIRAIADALTIEPSDRSTLGDWAKRVAMSERSLARLMIRETGLTFGRWRQQLHLVVALRELASGAAVQTVADKLGYESVNAFITMFKKALGSTPAQYFAQRRVRLSQSRIKTGAIGVGDRTHNR